The following proteins are co-located in the Bosea sp. AS-1 genome:
- a CDS encoding (2Fe-2S)-binding protein, with protein sequence MFQRLDPIEFDTAFSFGGTTVPAREGENLAAAILRAGIKTFRSTPRSGASRGPYCMMGVCFECLVTVDGRPNRQACLETVREGMIVEPQTGAPELGR encoded by the coding sequence GTGTTCCAGCGTCTTGATCCCATCGAATTCGACACCGCGTTCAGCTTCGGAGGAACAACCGTTCCCGCCCGCGAGGGCGAGAATCTCGCTGCGGCGATCCTGCGTGCCGGCATCAAAACCTTCCGCAGCACGCCGCGGTCCGGTGCCTCGCGCGGCCCTTACTGCATGATGGGCGTTTGCTTCGAATGTCTCGTCACGGTGGACGGCCGCCCTAATCGGCAGGCCTGTCTTGAGACCGTCCGTGAGGGCATGATCGTCGAGCCGCAGACCGGCGCCCCGGAGCTCGGCCGATGA
- a CDS encoding NAD(P)/FAD-dependent oxidoreductase translates to MSGPFDVAIIGAGPAGMAAAVTAREHGLSCVVFDEAGGPGGQIYRGIKERPEQDRRSILGPDYYAGLTLAEAFGRSGADHRPGTMVWSVAEGEIHWRSRGGSGVTPARRIIAAAGAMERPFPLRGWTLPGVMTAGAAQILLKSAGLVEDDIVFVGCGPLLYLVAAQYCRAGHPPRLIIETTPRKNLAAALPHLPRALLAASYLSKGLGLIRELRAAGVRIERGVEQVEIEGEDAVRGVKWRIGKSWHHAEASRIALHQGVIPNVNLAMALRCQHVWDDRQRCWRPELDDWGRSSQPWLWIGGDEAGVAGAISARLNGALIALDVARDLAAIDERERDRASTPLRAALKRDRAIRPFLEALYRPADAFVAPQADDIVVCRCEEVTRGEIAQVVKEGAAGPNQAKGFLRCGMGPCQGRMCGHTITETMSLLSGRSQQEIGYFRQRMPIKPITAGEIAAAAEPDGGSM, encoded by the coding sequence ATGAGCGGCCCGTTCGATGTCGCGATCATCGGCGCAGGACCGGCCGGCATGGCCGCCGCCGTCACGGCTCGTGAACACGGGTTGAGCTGCGTCGTGTTCGACGAGGCCGGTGGGCCGGGCGGCCAGATCTATAGAGGAATCAAGGAGCGGCCGGAACAGGACCGCCGATCCATCCTGGGGCCGGACTACTATGCCGGCCTCACACTCGCCGAAGCGTTCGGGCGCTCCGGCGCCGACCACCGCCCCGGGACGATGGTCTGGTCCGTGGCCGAGGGCGAGATCCATTGGCGCTCCCGCGGCGGTTCCGGCGTCACCCCGGCACGCCGGATCATCGCCGCGGCCGGAGCGATGGAACGCCCCTTCCCCCTCCGCGGCTGGACGCTGCCCGGCGTGATGACCGCGGGCGCAGCCCAGATCCTGCTGAAATCTGCCGGGCTCGTGGAGGACGATATCGTCTTCGTCGGCTGCGGCCCGCTGCTCTATCTCGTCGCCGCGCAATATTGTCGTGCCGGGCATCCGCCACGGTTGATCATCGAGACGACGCCGCGAAAGAATCTCGCTGCGGCGCTTCCTCATCTCCCACGCGCTCTTCTGGCAGCCTCGTATCTGTCGAAAGGCCTTGGCCTGATCCGAGAACTGCGTGCCGCAGGCGTACGCATCGAGCGCGGCGTGGAACAGGTCGAGATCGAGGGCGAGGATGCCGTTCGCGGCGTGAAATGGCGCATCGGCAAGAGCTGGCATCACGCCGAGGCAAGCCGCATCGCACTTCATCAAGGGGTCATTCCCAATGTGAATCTCGCCATGGCGTTGCGGTGCCAGCATGTCTGGGACGATCGGCAACGCTGTTGGCGCCCCGAACTCGATGACTGGGGGCGCTCCAGTCAGCCCTGGCTCTGGATCGGAGGCGACGAGGCTGGCGTCGCCGGTGCCATTTCTGCCCGCCTGAACGGCGCGCTCATCGCGCTCGACGTCGCCCGCGATCTCGCGGCAATCGATGAACGGGAGCGTGACAGGGCAAGCACCCCTCTCCGCGCGGCCCTGAAGCGCGACCGCGCGATCAGGCCCTTTCTCGAGGCGCTCTATCGGCCGGCCGATGCCTTCGTCGCACCTCAGGCCGACGATATCGTCGTCTGTCGCTGCGAAGAGGTGACGCGCGGCGAGATCGCGCAGGTGGTCAAGGAAGGCGCCGCCGGCCCCAACCAGGCAAAAGGTTTCCTGCGTTGCGGCATGGGCCCCTGCCAGGGCCGAATGTGCGGGCATACGATCACGGAGACGATGTCCTTGCTGAGCGGGCGAAGCCAGCAGGAGATCGGCTATTTCCGGCAGCGCATGCCGATCAAGCCGATCACGGCGGGCGAGATCGCCGCGGCTGCCGAGCCCGATGGCGGGTCGATGTGA
- a CDS encoding LysR substrate-binding domain-containing protein encodes MPLPDLDINLLRAFVAVVDSGSFTAAASTVGRTQSAVSQKMTRLESLVGSRIFERSSRSLTLTQTGERLLAAARSMIEANDDLLRSLRTPSAALRLGIAEDFLPGLLSATLARFVQAHPDTRIELTTGLSCDIVASYQAKRLDAAIIRQNAGAGAGRLIWREPVCWMAARSHKPTGAPAQLVMLPKPCFYRTAMIDALGKINRDWIASCTSSSLTGVQAAVAGGLGVTALGRSFLTDEMQELTDSARWPALPAAEIALLSEGGHCSHLVEAFMTFLTEKLSLANPTRDAGATSFDRDHDLPTHLAGAQKGMSLTRCFQGEAVGIDQRPELAAIHQ; translated from the coding sequence ATGCCTCTCCCCGACCTCGATATCAATCTGCTGCGCGCCTTCGTCGCGGTCGTCGACAGCGGCAGCTTCACCGCTGCTGCTTCGACCGTCGGGCGAACGCAGTCGGCGGTCAGCCAGAAGATGACACGTCTGGAGTCTCTGGTCGGCAGCCGGATCTTCGAGCGCAGCTCGCGCTCCCTGACGCTGACGCAGACCGGTGAGCGGCTGCTTGCCGCCGCGCGCAGCATGATCGAAGCCAATGACGACCTGCTGAGGAGCCTGCGTACGCCCTCGGCCGCATTACGGCTCGGCATTGCGGAGGACTTCCTGCCGGGGCTGCTTTCAGCCACGCTTGCGCGCTTCGTTCAGGCCCACCCCGACACCCGGATCGAGCTGACCACGGGATTGAGCTGCGACATTGTCGCGAGCTATCAGGCCAAACGTCTCGACGCCGCCATCATCCGGCAAAATGCCGGTGCCGGAGCTGGCCGCCTGATCTGGCGGGAGCCGGTCTGCTGGATGGCCGCCCGGTCTCATAAGCCCACCGGGGCGCCGGCACAGCTCGTCATGCTGCCCAAGCCGTGCTTCTACCGAACCGCGATGATCGATGCGCTTGGCAAGATCAATCGCGACTGGATCGCGAGTTGTACGTCCAGCAGCCTGACGGGCGTGCAGGCGGCCGTGGCTGGGGGCCTCGGCGTGACGGCGCTGGGACGATCCTTCCTGACCGACGAAATGCAAGAGTTGACCGACAGTGCGAGGTGGCCGGCGCTTCCTGCGGCCGAGATCGCGCTCCTCTCCGAAGGTGGCCATTGCAGCCACCTCGTCGAGGCCTTTATGACGTTCCTGACGGAGAAGCTCAGCCTCGCCAACCCGACGAGAGACGCCGGGGCCACCTCATTCGATCGAGATCACGACCTTCCCACGCACCTTGCCGGCGCCCAGAAGGGCATGAGCCTCACCCGCTGTTTCCAGGGTGAAGCGGTCGGGATCGACCAGCGGCCTGAGCTTGCCGCCATCCACCAGTGA
- the mfd gene encoding transcription-repair coupling factor — protein MSIPPPSQIAKAQLDRLLDALNRGDKPTLAGVPDGFDAVVLADLTRARAKKAEGPALLVFVARDGQRLQVLENALQFVAPDLEVMTFPAWDCQPYDRVSPAPAIVAHRMTTLSRLAKTKSGDRPRLLLTTVNAALQRVPAFGKVASESFSAAPGNMVDIEELARWLDINGYLRTSTVRETGEFAVRGGIVDLFPPGMPAPIRLDFFGDTLESIRTFDPETQRTTGQLRGLDLVPMSEAQMTSESIRRFRQSYISTFGTPGRDDTLYEAVSEGRRPAGLEHWLPLLAEKLDTLFTYLPDVPLVLDHQAEDAVGERISLVKDYYDARKAALDQPGGAGGIPYKPLPPDALYLSPADWRGVVDASGVASLTPFQLPESEGKLVLDLGGKQGRSFAAERAGESGSVFEAAVSHVRALEADGKRVILAAWSEGSRERLAHVLEDHGLKSVQMTGSLRAAFDLKPGTVALAVWGFESGFEAGRLAVIGEQDILGDRLVRPRRKTKRPQDFIAELSSLAPGDIVVHVDHGIGRFVGLQSITAAGAPHDCLEIHYAGDSKLFLPVENIELLSRYGSEDTEVQLDRLGGGGWQARKAKLKQRIREMASKLIQVAAARALRDAPRLVPPSGVYDEFCARFPYEETEDQQNTIDAVLDDLAAGRPMDRLVCGDVGFGKTEVALRAAFAAALNGKQVAVVVPTTLLARQHYRNFADRFAGLPIRVGQASRFVGSADLKAVKQGARDGTMDIVVGTHALLGKGVDFKDLGLVIVDEEQHFGVAHKEKLKELRAEVHMLTLSATPIPRTLQLAMTGVRELSIIATPPVDRLAVRTFVTPFDPLIVREALLRERYRGGRSFYVVPRIEDIADVKDFLDKQVPECKVGIAHGQMAAGTLEDVMTAFYEGQYDILLSTTIVESGLDIPTANTLIVHRADMFGLAQLYQLRGRVGRSKTRAYALFTVPANRKLTDQADKRLKVLQSLDTLGAGFQLASHDLDIRGAGNLLGDEQSGHIKEVGYELYQQMLEEAVAALKAGIEFETETQWSPAIQVGAPVMIPEHYVADLTLRLTLYKRLSTMDDDAELQSFGAELVDRFGPLPEEVNQLLEIVAIKALCKRANVEKVEAGPKGIIVAFRGNEFANPEGLVSFVAKQGTLAKVRPDMRVVFIDDFDTVEQRLKATRRLLTDLARIAERKKAA, from the coding sequence ATGAGCATTCCTCCTCCGTCCCAGATCGCCAAGGCGCAGCTCGACCGCCTTCTCGATGCGCTGAACCGCGGTGACAAGCCGACGCTGGCCGGCGTACCGGATGGCTTCGACGCTGTCGTCCTGGCCGACCTGACCCGCGCCCGCGCCAAGAAGGCTGAAGGGCCGGCACTGCTCGTCTTCGTCGCCCGTGACGGCCAGCGCCTGCAGGTCCTGGAGAACGCCCTGCAGTTCGTTGCACCGGATCTGGAGGTGATGACTTTCCCGGCCTGGGATTGCCAACCTTATGACCGTGTCTCTCCCGCGCCCGCCATTGTGGCGCACCGGATGACGACGCTCTCGCGCCTGGCCAAGACGAAGTCCGGCGACCGGCCGCGTCTGCTGCTGACCACCGTCAACGCCGCGCTCCAGCGCGTGCCGGCCTTCGGCAAGGTCGCGTCCGAGAGCTTCTCGGCCGCGCCGGGCAACATGGTCGACATCGAGGAGCTGGCGCGCTGGCTCGACATCAACGGCTATCTGCGCACCTCGACCGTGCGTGAGACCGGCGAATTCGCCGTGCGTGGCGGCATCGTCGACCTGTTCCCGCCGGGCATGCCGGCGCCGATCCGGCTCGACTTCTTCGGCGACACGCTGGAGTCGATCCGCACCTTCGATCCCGAGACGCAGCGCACCACCGGGCAATTGCGCGGGCTCGATCTCGTGCCGATGTCCGAAGCGCAGATGACGAGCGAGAGCATCCGCCGCTTCCGCCAGTCCTATATCTCGACCTTCGGTACGCCCGGCCGCGACGACACGCTCTATGAAGCCGTCAGCGAAGGCCGCCGCCCGGCCGGGCTGGAGCACTGGCTGCCGCTGCTTGCCGAAAAGCTCGACACGCTCTTCACCTATCTGCCCGACGTGCCGCTGGTGCTCGACCATCAGGCCGAGGATGCCGTCGGCGAGCGCATCAGCCTGGTCAAGGACTATTACGACGCCCGCAAGGCCGCGCTCGACCAGCCGGGTGGAGCAGGGGGCATCCCCTACAAGCCGCTGCCGCCGGATGCGCTCTACCTGTCGCCGGCCGATTGGCGCGGCGTCGTCGACGCCTCTGGCGTCGCGAGCCTCACCCCATTTCAGTTGCCCGAGAGCGAAGGCAAGCTCGTCCTCGATCTCGGCGGCAAGCAGGGGCGGAGCTTTGCGGCCGAGCGCGCCGGTGAGTCCGGCAGTGTTTTCGAGGCCGCCGTCTCGCATGTTCGGGCACTGGAGGCTGACGGCAAACGCGTCATCCTCGCGGCATGGTCCGAAGGTTCCCGCGAGCGCCTCGCCCATGTGCTCGAGGACCACGGGCTGAAAAGCGTGCAGATGACCGGTTCGCTGCGCGCGGCCTTCGATCTCAAGCCCGGCACCGTCGCGCTGGCGGTCTGGGGCTTCGAGAGCGGCTTCGAGGCCGGTCGCCTCGCTGTCATCGGCGAGCAGGACATTCTCGGCGACCGCCTGGTTCGGCCGCGCCGCAAGACGAAGCGTCCACAGGATTTCATTGCCGAGCTCTCTTCGCTCGCGCCGGGAGACATCGTCGTCCATGTCGACCACGGCATCGGTCGCTTCGTCGGCCTGCAGTCGATCACGGCTGCCGGCGCACCGCATGACTGCCTGGAGATCCACTACGCCGGCGATTCCAAGCTGTTCCTGCCGGTTGAAAACATCGAGCTGCTTTCCCGGTATGGCTCGGAGGATACGGAAGTCCAGCTCGACCGGCTAGGCGGTGGTGGCTGGCAAGCACGAAAGGCCAAGCTCAAGCAGCGCATCCGCGAGATGGCGAGCAAGCTCATCCAGGTCGCGGCAGCGCGCGCGCTTCGGGACGCGCCGCGCCTCGTGCCGCCCTCCGGGGTCTACGACGAATTCTGCGCCCGCTTCCCCTATGAAGAGACCGAGGACCAGCAGAACACGATCGACGCCGTGCTCGACGATCTCGCGGCCGGCCGCCCGATGGACCGGCTCGTCTGCGGCGATGTCGGCTTCGGCAAGACCGAGGTCGCGCTGCGTGCCGCCTTCGCCGCTGCGCTCAACGGCAAGCAGGTCGCGGTCGTGGTGCCGACAACGCTGCTCGCCCGCCAACATTATCGCAACTTCGCGGATCGCTTTGCCGGCTTGCCGATCAGGGTCGGGCAGGCCTCGCGCTTCGTCGGCTCGGCCGATCTCAAGGCGGTGAAGCAGGGCGCTCGTGACGGCACGATGGATATCGTCGTCGGCACGCATGCGCTGCTCGGCAAGGGTGTCGACTTCAAGGACCTCGGCCTCGTCATCGTCGACGAGGAGCAGCATTTCGGCGTCGCCCACAAGGAGAAGCTGAAGGAATTGCGGGCCGAGGTGCATATGCTGACGCTGTCGGCAACGCCGATCCCGCGCACGCTGCAACTGGCCATGACCGGCGTGCGCGAACTCTCGATCATCGCGACGCCGCCGGTCGACCGCCTTGCCGTGCGCACCTTCGTCACGCCTTTCGATCCGCTGATCGTGCGTGAGGCGCTGCTGCGCGAGCGTTATCGCGGCGGGCGCAGCTTCTATGTCGTGCCGCGCATCGAGGACATCGCCGACGTCAAGGACTTCCTCGACAAGCAGGTGCCCGAGTGCAAGGTCGGCATCGCCCATGGCCAGATGGCAGCTGGCACTCTGGAAGACGTGATGACGGCCTTCTATGAGGGCCAGTACGACATCCTGCTCTCGACAACGATCGTCGAATCCGGCCTCGATATCCCGACCGCCAACACGCTGATCGTCCACCGCGCCGATATGTTCGGCCTCGCCCAGCTCTATCAGCTGCGCGGCCGCGTCGGCCGCTCGAAGACGCGCGCCTACGCGCTCTTCACCGTGCCGGCCAACCGCAAGCTGACCGATCAGGCCGACAAGCGGCTGAAGGTCCTGCAATCGCTGGATACGCTCGGCGCCGGCTTCCAGCTCGCCAGCCATGACCTCGATATCAGAGGCGCCGGCAACCTGCTCGGCGACGAGCAGTCCGGCCATATCAAGGAAGTCGGCTACGAGCTCTACCAGCAGATGCTGGAGGAGGCTGTCGCGGCGCTCAAGGCCGGCATCGAGTTCGAGACCGAGACGCAATGGTCACCGGCGATCCAGGTCGGCGCGCCGGTCATGATCCCCGAGCACTACGTTGCCGACCTGACATTGAGGCTGACGCTCTACAAGCGCCTCTCGACCATGGACGACGATGCGGAGTTGCAATCCTTCGGTGCCGAATTGGTCGACCGCTTCGGCCCGCTGCCGGAAGAGGTCAACCAGCTTCTGGAGATCGTCGCGATCAAGGCGCTCTGCAAACGCGCCAATGTCGAGAAGGTCGAGGCGGGGCCGAAGGGCATCATTGTCGCCTTCCGTGGCAACGAGTTCGCCAATCCCGAGGGGCTGGTGAGCTTCGTCGCCAAGCAGGGCACGTTGGCGAAGGTGCGCCCCGACATGCGCGTCGTCTTCATCGACGATTTCGACACGGTCGAGCAGCGGCTCAAGGCAACACGGCGGCTGCTGACCGATCTCGCGCGGATCGCCGAACGCAAGAAGGCAGCCTGA
- a CDS encoding succinate dehydrogenase assembly factor 2 codes for MSGSTRSSADLNPRRRKILFRAWHRGMREMDLIMGRFADEAIGGFSEAELDEFERLIEVPDRDLLGWITGEIALPENYDTELFQRLKAFHRHDKPIHV; via the coding sequence ATGTCCGGCTCGACCCGCTCCAGTGCCGATCTCAACCCGCGCCGCCGCAAGATCCTGTTCCGCGCCTGGCATCGCGGCATGCGCGAGATGGACCTGATCATGGGCCGATTTGCCGACGAGGCGATCGGCGGGTTCAGCGAAGCCGAACTCGACGAGTTCGAGCGCTTGATCGAAGTGCCGGATCGCGATCTCCTCGGCTGGATCACCGGCGAGATCGCCTTGCCGGAAAACTACGATACGGAGCTGTTCCAGCGGCTCAAAGCATTTCACCGGCACGACAAGCCGATTCATGTGTGA
- the recG gene encoding ATP-dependent DNA helicase RecG produces the protein MRPSILDSLFASATTLPGVGPKLGKVLDRFLGTETQGARVVDLMFHLPTGAVDRRPSPSIEEAPIGDIATFAARVAEHRPSPAGKKAPYRIIVEDETGDVTLVFFHADSRHLAQSLPVGAYRIVSGKLELWEGMRQMVHPERILDPKLAATLPAFEPVYPLTEGIGPRVMMRIAQAAAERCPDMPEWQDPAFHSKSDFPSFRAAVEALHHPVDRKAAEGDTVARRRIGYDELLASQIALALVRRQQKKIAGRATTGDGGLRFRIQSALPFELTEGQRKAIADIHADMAKPERMLRLLQGDVGSGKTVVALMAMAAAAEAGRQSVLMAPTEILARQHAERLAPLAEKAGLRLALLTGREKGAGRKQVLAGLSDGSIDIAVGTHALFQEGVAFHDLALAVVDEQHRFGVHQRLLLGSKGEAVDVLVMTATPIPRTLSLTWFGDMDISILSEKPAGRKPIVTRAISSERYDEVVGAIGRAVENGQQVYWVCPLVQESDTLDVAAAQERYEALRDIFGDKVGLLHGQMPGRDKDAAMAAFVAGETRILVSTTVIEVGVDVPNASVMVIEHAERFGLAQLHQLRGRIGRGSAASTCLLLYKGPLGPIAEARLTIMRETEDGFRIAEEDLRLRGEGEVLGTKQSGSPDWRIARPEIDGDLLVAARDDARLLIERDPHLETPRGKAIQVLLYLFERDVAIRLLRAG, from the coding sequence TTGCGCCCCTCGATCCTCGATTCGCTCTTCGCTTCCGCCACGACGCTCCCGGGCGTCGGCCCGAAGCTCGGCAAGGTTCTGGACCGTTTCCTCGGCACTGAGACGCAAGGTGCGCGCGTCGTCGACCTGATGTTCCACCTGCCGACCGGCGCAGTGGACCGCAGGCCTAGTCCCTCGATCGAGGAAGCACCGATCGGCGACATTGCGACCTTTGCAGCCCGCGTCGCAGAACATCGCCCCTCGCCCGCCGGCAAGAAGGCGCCTTACCGCATCATCGTCGAGGACGAGACGGGTGACGTCACGCTCGTCTTCTTCCATGCCGATTCCCGCCATCTGGCGCAAAGCCTGCCCGTCGGCGCCTACCGCATCGTCTCGGGCAAGCTCGAGCTCTGGGAAGGCATGCGCCAGATGGTGCATCCCGAGCGCATCCTCGATCCAAAGCTCGCGGCAACGCTGCCGGCCTTCGAACCAGTCTATCCACTCACCGAGGGCATCGGACCCCGCGTGATGATGCGGATCGCGCAGGCAGCGGCCGAGCGCTGCCCGGACATGCCGGAATGGCAGGACCCCGCCTTTCACTCAAAGAGCGACTTTCCCTCGTTCCGGGCGGCGGTAGAGGCCCTGCATCACCCGGTCGACCGAAAAGCGGCCGAGGGGGATACCGTAGCGCGCCGCCGGATCGGCTATGACGAATTGCTGGCAAGCCAGATCGCGCTCGCGCTCGTCCGACGCCAGCAGAAGAAAATCGCCGGACGCGCAACCACGGGCGATGGAGGACTGCGCTTCCGTATCCAGTCCGCCCTGCCCTTCGAGCTGACCGAAGGCCAGCGCAAGGCGATCGCCGACATTCACGCCGACATGGCCAAGCCTGAGCGGATGCTGCGCCTCCTCCAGGGTGATGTCGGCTCCGGCAAGACTGTGGTGGCCCTCATGGCCATGGCCGCTGCCGCCGAAGCTGGCCGGCAATCGGTGCTGATGGCGCCAACCGAAATCCTCGCCCGCCAGCACGCCGAGCGGCTGGCGCCGTTGGCGGAAAAGGCAGGTTTGAGGCTCGCCTTGCTGACGGGGCGCGAGAAGGGTGCCGGCCGCAAGCAGGTGCTTGCCGGGCTGAGCGATGGCTCGATCGACATTGCCGTCGGCACCCATGCGCTGTTCCAGGAGGGCGTCGCCTTCCATGATCTGGCGCTCGCGGTGGTCGACGAGCAGCACCGCTTCGGCGTGCACCAACGCCTCCTGCTCGGCTCAAAGGGTGAGGCCGTCGACGTTCTGGTCATGACTGCGACGCCGATCCCGCGCACGCTCTCACTGACCTGGTTCGGCGACATGGATATCTCGATCCTCTCGGAGAAGCCGGCGGGTCGGAAGCCGATTGTTACCCGCGCGATCTCCTCCGAGCGCTATGACGAAGTTGTTGGCGCCATCGGCCGAGCGGTCGAGAACGGTCAGCAGGTCTATTGGGTCTGCCCGCTTGTGCAGGAATCCGACACGCTCGATGTCGCAGCCGCGCAGGAGCGCTATGAGGCCCTGCGCGACATCTTCGGCGACAAGGTCGGGCTGTTGCACGGCCAGATGCCCGGCCGCGACAAGGATGCCGCCATGGCCGCCTTCGTCGCCGGCGAAACCCGCATCCTCGTCTCGACGACGGTGATCGAGGTCGGCGTCGACGTGCCCAATGCTAGCGTCATGGTGATCGAGCACGCCGAGCGCTTCGGCCTCGCTCAATTGCACCAGCTGCGCGGGCGTATCGGGCGCGGCTCGGCCGCCTCGACCTGCCTCCTGCTTTACAAAGGACCGCTCGGGCCGATCGCCGAGGCGCGGCTCACCATCATGCGCGAGACCGAGGACGGTTTCCGCATCGCCGAGGAGGATCTGCGCCTGCGTGGCGAGGGTGAGGTGCTGGGAACCAAGCAGTCCGGCTCGCCGGACTGGCGCATCGCCCGGCCGGAAATCGATGGCGACCTGCTGGTGGCGGCGCGCGACGATGCGCGGCTCCTGATCGAGCGGGATCCGCACCTGGAAACCCCGCGCGGCAAGGCGATCCAGGTGTTGCTTTATCTGTTCGAGCGCGATGTGGCGATCAGGTTGCTGCGGGCAGGCTAG
- a CDS encoding AraC family transcriptional regulator, whose amino-acid sequence MDPVKTAIWCIESRFTAELTLDEIAQVSGVSRFHLSRAFGVATGRSVMRYVRERRLSEAARQLADGAPDILTVALDWGYGSHEAFTRAFREQFGVTPEELRARRDLSSLALVEPLPMHDITPAPIAEPRIVTGKPLLIAGFSGHFSMDKTQGIPLLWQKIAPHFGHIPGQRRYVAYGASYNCDENGAFDYIAGTEVSFFGDLTDEFARLSVPEQLYAVFEHRGHITGIAQTYQAIWQDWFPKSGREPEMGVTLERMDERFDGATGNGIVEIWVPLKR is encoded by the coding sequence ATGGACCCCGTCAAGACAGCCATCTGGTGTATCGAAAGCCGCTTCACCGCCGAGCTCACGCTCGACGAGATCGCGCAGGTCAGCGGCGTCTCGCGCTTCCACCTCAGTCGCGCCTTCGGCGTGGCGACTGGCCGCTCGGTGATGCGCTATGTACGCGAGCGCCGACTGTCGGAGGCGGCGCGCCAGCTTGCTGACGGTGCGCCCGACATCCTCACGGTCGCACTCGACTGGGGTTATGGCTCCCACGAAGCCTTCACCCGCGCCTTTCGCGAGCAGTTCGGCGTCACGCCGGAAGAGCTGCGCGCCCGGCGCGACCTGTCCTCGCTTGCCCTCGTGGAGCCCCTGCCCATGCATGACATCACCCCCGCCCCCATCGCCGAGCCACGGATCGTCACAGGCAAGCCACTGCTGATCGCCGGCTTCAGCGGCCATTTCTCGATGGACAAGACCCAAGGCATCCCGCTGCTCTGGCAGAAGATCGCCCCGCATTTCGGCCATATCCCAGGCCAGCGCCGCTATGTTGCCTATGGCGCGAGCTACAATTGCGACGAGAACGGCGCCTTCGACTATATCGCAGGAACCGAGGTTTCGTTTTTCGGCGACCTGACCGACGAATTCGCGCGGCTGAGCGTGCCGGAGCAGCTCTATGCCGTGTTCGAGCATCGCGGCCATATCACCGGAATCGCGCAGACCTACCAGGCGATCTGGCAGGACTGGTTCCCGAAATCCGGTCGTGAGCCCGAGATGGGCGTGACGCTGGAGCGCATGGACGAGCGTTTCGATGGCGCCACCGGCAATGGAATTGTCGAGATCTGGGTGCCGCTCAAGCGTTGA
- a CDS encoding DUF502 domain-containing protein, producing MTGGLPDPRLVLPTEILRPTWGARLRRYFLTGLVIAAPLAITASVTWWFINFIDGLVKPLIPNSYLPDSYLPYPVPGFGLIIGFVGLTLLGFLTANLVGRSLIGAGEAILDRMPVIRSLYKGVKQVFETIFSQSGTSFRKVGMVQFPQPGMWSIVFIAQEAASDIAESLPDGNEQVGVFLPCTPNPTTGFFFYLPRREVVELSISVEDGAKLIMSAGLIQPGEPNGKPKIETKPPVNA from the coding sequence ATGACTGGCGGGCTGCCCGATCCGCGCCTCGTCCTGCCGACGGAAATCCTGCGTCCGACCTGGGGCGCGCGGTTGCGACGATATTTTTTGACGGGGCTGGTTATCGCCGCCCCGCTTGCCATTACGGCTTCGGTGACCTGGTGGTTCATCAACTTCATCGACGGTCTGGTGAAGCCGCTCATCCCGAACTCGTACCTGCCCGATTCCTATCTGCCTTATCCGGTGCCCGGCTTCGGGCTGATCATCGGCTTCGTCGGGCTGACGCTACTCGGCTTCCTCACCGCCAATCTCGTCGGGCGCTCGCTCATCGGCGCTGGCGAGGCGATTCTCGACCGGATGCCGGTGATCCGCAGCCTCTATAAGGGCGTAAAGCAGGTCTTCGAAACGATCTTCTCCCAGTCCGGCACCTCGTTCCGCAAGGTGGGCATGGTCCAGTTCCCGCAGCCGGGCATGTGGTCGATCGTCTTCATTGCGCAGGAGGCGGCGTCCGACATCGCCGAAAGCCTGCCGGATGGCAACGAGCAGGTCGGCGTCTTCCTGCCTTGCACGCCCAACCCGACCACGGGTTTCTTTTTCTATTTGCCGCGGCGCGAGGTGGTCGAGCTGTCGATTTCGGTCGAGGACGGCGCCAAGCTCATCATGTCAGCCGGGCTGATCCAGCCCGGCGAGCCGAATGGCAAGCCGAAGATCGAGACGAAACCGCCCGTCAACGCTTGA
- a CDS encoding YbaN family protein yields the protein MASASPDIDTSKDEAVDNVDPPRGRWSRPLLFALGWVFTALGVAGLVLPLMPGTVFLILAAWCFSRSSPRFEAWLVGHPKLGPHVLRWRETGAIARRAKYLACGSMALSFILLTQTSAPPIALAVTAICLIGAGAYVSSRPES from the coding sequence ATGGCATCTGCCAGCCCCGATATCGACACAAGCAAGGACGAGGCCGTGGACAATGTCGACCCGCCGCGGGGCCGCTGGTCGCGGCCGCTGCTGTTCGCGCTGGGCTGGGTCTTCACGGCGCTCGGCGTAGCCGGGCTCGTCCTGCCCCTGATGCCGGGAACGGTATTCCTGATTCTTGCGGCCTGGTGCTTCTCGCGATCCTCGCCGCGCTTCGAGGCTTGGCTGGTCGGCCACCCGAAACTCGGGCCGCATGTCCTGCGCTGGCGCGAGACGGGCGCCATCGCACGGCGGGCGAAATACCTCGCCTGCGGCTCGATGGCGCTGAGCTTCATCCTGCTGACGCAGACCTCGGCGCCACCGATCGCGCTGGCCGTGACCGCGATCTGCCTGATCGGCGCGGGAGCCTACGTCTCATCCCGGCCTGAAAGCTGA